The Bradyrhizobium ottawaense genome window below encodes:
- the xth gene encoding exodeoxyribonuclease III — protein sequence MRFSLTTWNINSVRLRIDLVAKFLKSARPDVLCLQETKCIDDAFPLKRFKRLGYEHVALNGQKGYHGVAIVSKIPFESTDIRTFCDKLDSRHISVSFGEKASIAKPLVVHNFYVPAGGDIPDPALNEKFDHKLRFLDEMKACEPLHPRGEDRHILVGDLNVAPHENDVWSHKQLLKVVSHTPIETEKLQAALAAGEWVDVARERIPMSEKVYTWWSYRSADWTVGDRGRRLDHIWVSRALKDAVSDFRILRDARSWERPSDHVPVTVTLEV from the coding sequence ATGCGTTTTTCCCTGACAACCTGGAACATCAATTCGGTGCGGCTGCGCATCGATCTGGTCGCGAAATTCCTCAAGAGCGCGCGGCCGGACGTGCTGTGCCTGCAGGAGACCAAGTGCATCGACGATGCCTTTCCGCTGAAGCGCTTCAAGCGGCTCGGCTACGAGCACGTCGCGCTGAATGGGCAGAAGGGCTATCACGGCGTCGCCATCGTCTCGAAGATTCCGTTCGAATCGACTGATATCCGCACCTTCTGCGACAAGCTGGATTCGCGTCACATCTCCGTATCGTTCGGCGAGAAGGCCAGTATCGCAAAGCCGCTGGTGGTGCATAATTTCTATGTCCCCGCCGGCGGCGACATTCCCGATCCCGCGCTGAACGAGAAGTTCGACCACAAGCTTCGCTTCCTCGACGAGATGAAGGCGTGCGAGCCGCTGCATCCGCGCGGCGAGGATCGCCACATCCTGGTCGGCGATCTCAACGTCGCCCCACACGAGAACGACGTGTGGTCGCACAAGCAGCTTCTGAAGGTGGTCTCGCACACGCCGATCGAAACCGAAAAGCTGCAGGCCGCGCTGGCCGCCGGCGAATGGGTCGACGTCGCACGCGAGCGGATTCCGATGTCGGAAAAAGTCTATACGTGGTGGAGCTACCGCTCCGCCGACTGGACCGTCGGCGACCGCGGCCGCCGGCTCGATCACATCTGGGTCTCGCGCGCGTTGAAGGATGCGGTCAGCGATTTCAGGATTCTGCGCGATGCGCGGAGCTGGGAGCGGCCGTCGGACCACGTGCCTGTCACGGTGACGCTGGAGGTGTAG
- a CDS encoding 2-keto-4-pentenoate hydratase, which translates to MLDRDQIAAASRVLVQHWRDGTKLDALEPRLRPQSRTEGYAIQAGLETLSRGTLFGWKIAATSVSGQKHINVTGPLAGRIMTDTVIADGGTASMKGNEMRVGEPEFAFRMGRDLTPRATPYSVDEVLAAVDTFHPAIEIPDSRFADFAGAGEAQLIADNACAHLFVLGAATTANWRAMDLVEERPQITLRGERCVGHGKNVLGDPRAALAWLANELRGLGLTLRAGEVVTTGTCHPPLPIEAGDHFAADFGVLGKVSVGFA; encoded by the coding sequence ATGCTCGACAGGGATCAGATCGCAGCCGCCTCGCGCGTGCTCGTTCAACATTGGCGCGACGGCACCAAGCTTGACGCGCTGGAGCCGCGGTTGCGGCCACAGAGCCGCACGGAGGGCTACGCCATCCAGGCCGGGCTCGAAACATTGTCGCGCGGGACATTGTTCGGCTGGAAGATCGCGGCCACGAGCGTATCAGGACAGAAGCACATCAATGTCACGGGACCGCTCGCCGGTCGCATCATGACCGACACCGTGATTGCCGATGGCGGGACTGCGTCGATGAAGGGCAACGAGATGCGCGTCGGCGAACCTGAATTCGCCTTCCGCATGGGACGCGATCTGACGCCACGTGCAACGCCCTACAGCGTCGATGAGGTGCTCGCCGCGGTCGACACCTTCCATCCTGCGATCGAGATCCCCGATTCGCGCTTTGCCGATTTCGCTGGAGCGGGCGAGGCGCAGCTGATCGCCGACAATGCCTGCGCGCATCTGTTCGTGCTGGGCGCGGCGACGACTGCGAACTGGCGTGCGATGGATCTCGTCGAGGAGCGGCCCCAGATCACGCTGCGCGGCGAGCGCTGTGTCGGCCACGGCAAGAACGTGCTCGGCGACCCCCGCGCCGCGCTCGCCTGGCTCGCCAATGAGCTGCGCGGGCTTGGACTGACCTTGCGGGCGGGGGAGGTGGTGACCACAGGCACGTGCCATCCGCCGCTGCCGATCGAGGCCGGCGATCATTTCGCGGCGGACTTTGGTGTGCTGGGGAAAGTGTCGGTGGGGTTTGCGTAA
- a CDS encoding DNA translocase FtsK — protein MSMSTIERVIPLVGHLPPSIREGLARRVRELTGFGLIALSGVASAALMTWSVQDPSLSHATSRPIRNILGYAGAIGADLAMQILGLGAIMLVLTVAVWGWRMMTHRAFDREALRLGSWILCTVIAAGFVSCWPHGGAWPLPTGLGGVVGDALVRAPAVIFGPAGTIYRVVLGTILFAAMAATFLIACGLGAREHDDELSEIEDDDKPLDEDEENDRGSVSLGWLFHALMSTKARLIWLCGAAYRSLVSSGPKTKAVAFSRQEPNLGGGRAAPSISPQSEDEDDEDQHEEEEEDEEEEEEPAARAPRKKAAPKAAAKKSSDKFELPSVSVLAAPKAGDRQPLSKAELEANSRSLEGVLQDFGVRGEIVKANPGPVVTLYELEPAPGIKSSRVIGLADDIARSMSALSARVAVVPGRNAIGIELPNAHREKVYLRELLIAKEATETVAKLPLCLGKTIGGDPVIIDLARTPHMLIAGTTGSGKSVAINTMILSLVYRLRPDQCRLIMVDPKMLELSVYDGIPHLLTPVVTDPKKAVVALKWAVREMEERYKNMAKLGVRNIDGYNTRLLELKAKGEEPTRTVHTGFDKETGKAIYEEEKLSLDPLPYIVIIVDEMADLMMVAGKDIEGAVQRLAQMARAAGLHVILATQRPSVDVITGTIKANFPTRIAFQVTSKIDSRTILGEMGAEQLLGQGDMLYMAGGGRISRVHGPFASDEEVEKVVRHLKTQGQPEYLEAVTAEEPTEDEDGAVFDATGMGGDGGGDLFQQAVAIVKRDRKASTSYIQRRLQIGYNRAASLMERMELEGIVGPANHAGKREILVEEEDSHM, from the coding sequence ATGAGCATGTCGACAATCGAACGTGTCATTCCACTGGTCGGCCATCTGCCGCCCTCGATCCGCGAGGGGCTGGCTCGGCGCGTGCGCGAGCTCACCGGCTTCGGCCTGATCGCGTTGTCGGGCGTTGCCTCGGCAGCGCTGATGACCTGGTCGGTGCAGGACCCCAGCCTGAGCCACGCGACCTCAAGGCCGATCCGCAACATTCTCGGTTATGCCGGCGCGATCGGCGCCGACCTTGCGATGCAGATCCTCGGGCTCGGCGCCATCATGCTGGTTCTGACCGTCGCGGTCTGGGGCTGGCGCATGATGACCCACCGCGCATTCGACCGCGAGGCGCTGCGGCTCGGCTCCTGGATTCTCTGCACGGTGATCGCGGCAGGCTTCGTCAGCTGCTGGCCGCATGGCGGCGCATGGCCGCTGCCGACCGGCCTCGGCGGCGTGGTCGGCGATGCGCTCGTGCGCGCGCCCGCAGTGATTTTCGGGCCGGCCGGCACGATCTATCGCGTGGTGCTGGGCACGATCCTGTTTGCCGCGATGGCCGCGACCTTCCTGATCGCATGCGGTCTTGGCGCCCGCGAGCACGACGACGAGCTCTCGGAGATCGAGGACGACGACAAGCCGCTCGACGAGGACGAGGAGAACGATCGGGGCTCTGTGTCGCTGGGCTGGCTGTTCCATGCACTGATGAGCACGAAGGCGCGGCTGATCTGGCTCTGTGGTGCCGCTTACCGCTCGCTGGTCTCGAGCGGCCCGAAGACCAAGGCCGTGGCGTTCAGCCGCCAAGAGCCGAATCTGGGCGGCGGCCGCGCCGCGCCCTCGATCTCGCCGCAGTCCGAGGACGAGGACGACGAGGATCAGCACGAGGAAGAGGAAGAAGACGAGGAGGAAGAGGAGGAGCCCGCCGCGCGCGCCCCGCGCAAGAAGGCTGCCCCGAAGGCTGCTGCCAAGAAATCCTCCGACAAGTTCGAGCTTCCGTCCGTCTCCGTGCTGGCCGCGCCAAAGGCCGGCGATCGCCAGCCGCTCAGCAAGGCCGAGCTGGAAGCCAATTCCCGTTCACTCGAAGGCGTGCTCCAGGACTTTGGCGTGCGCGGCGAAATCGTCAAAGCCAATCCGGGCCCCGTGGTCACGCTGTACGAGCTGGAGCCGGCGCCCGGCATCAAATCGTCGCGCGTGATCGGACTCGCCGACGACATCGCGCGGTCGATGAGTGCGCTGTCGGCGCGCGTCGCCGTGGTGCCCGGCCGCAACGCCATCGGCATCGAGCTGCCGAACGCGCATCGCGAAAAGGTCTATTTGCGCGAGCTGCTGATCGCCAAGGAAGCCACCGAAACGGTGGCGAAGCTGCCGCTCTGCCTCGGCAAGACCATCGGCGGCGATCCTGTGATCATCGACCTCGCGCGCACGCCGCACATGCTGATCGCCGGCACCACCGGCTCCGGCAAATCGGTCGCCATCAACACCATGATCCTCAGCCTGGTCTACCGGCTGCGCCCGGACCAGTGCCGCCTGATCATGGTCGATCCGAAGATGCTCGAACTCTCCGTCTATGACGGCATTCCCCATCTGCTCACGCCCGTCGTGACCGACCCGAAGAAGGCGGTGGTCGCGCTGAAATGGGCCGTGCGCGAGATGGAAGAGCGCTACAAGAACATGGCCAAGCTCGGTGTGCGCAACATCGACGGCTACAACACGCGCCTGCTCGAATTGAAGGCCAAGGGCGAAGAGCCGACGCGCACCGTGCATACCGGCTTCGACAAGGAGACCGGCAAGGCGATCTACGAGGAAGAGAAGCTCTCGCTCGACCCGCTGCCCTACATCGTCATCATCGTCGACGAAATGGCCGACCTGATGATGGTCGCCGGCAAGGACATCGAAGGCGCGGTGCAGCGCCTCGCGCAGATGGCGCGCGCCGCCGGCCTGCACGTGATCCTCGCGACGCAGCGTCCGTCGGTCGACGTCATCACCGGCACCATCAAGGCGAACTTCCCGACCCGCATCGCTTTCCAGGTGACGTCCAAGATCGACAGCCGCACCATTTTGGGCGAGATGGGCGCCGAGCAGCTGCTCGGCCAGGGCGACATGCTCTACATGGCGGGCGGCGGCCGCATCAGCCGCGTGCACGGACCTTTCGCCTCCGACGAGGAAGTCGAGAAGGTGGTGCGTCACCTCAAGACGCAGGGCCAGCCGGAATATCTCGAGGCCGTCACGGCCGAAGAGCCCACCGAGGACGAGGACGGCGCGGTGTTCGACGCCACCGGCATGGGTGGCGATGGCGGCGGCGACCTCTTCCAGCAGGCCGTTGCGATCGTCAAACGCGACCGCAAGGCCTCGACCAGCTACATCCAGCGGCGCCTGCAGATCGGCTATAACCGCGCCGCATCCTTGATGGAGCGCATGGAACTGGAAGGCATCGTCGGACCCGCCAACCACGCCGGCAAGCGCGAGATTCTGGTCGAGGAAGAAGACAGCCATATGTGA
- a CDS encoding GFA family protein, whose translation MRLEGGCYCGEVRYVAEGDPMMQAQCHCRECQYISGGAPNTFIAMPVAGFSYILGQPKQFTRKDLERAVTREFCAECGTHLVTRAPGLPAAILKVGTLDEPKQFQPQMAIYTCDMQEFHAIPAGMATFEKLPGH comes from the coding sequence ATGCGTTTGGAAGGCGGATGCTATTGCGGCGAAGTGCGCTACGTGGCCGAAGGTGATCCGATGATGCAGGCCCAGTGCCATTGCCGCGAGTGCCAGTACATCTCGGGCGGCGCGCCCAACACCTTCATCGCGATGCCGGTGGCCGGCTTCAGCTACATCCTGGGGCAGCCCAAGCAGTTCACGCGCAAGGATCTCGAACGCGCCGTCACGCGCGAATTCTGCGCCGAATGCGGCACGCATCTGGTGACCAGGGCTCCCGGGCTGCCAGCCGCGATCCTGAAGGTCGGCACGCTGGACGAGCCAAAGCAATTCCAGCCGCAGATGGCGATCTACACCTGCGACATGCAGGAGTTTCATGCGATCCCGGCGGGGATGGCAACGTTCGAGAAGCTTCCGGGGCATTGA
- a CDS encoding P-II family nitrogen regulator, producing MKIVMAIIKPFKLEEVRDALTAIGVHGLTVTEVKGYGRQKGHTEIYRGAEYAVSFLPKIKIEVAVASDQVDKTIDAITSAAKTGQIGDGKIFVINLDHAVRIRTGEADAAAL from the coding sequence ATGAAAATTGTTATGGCGATTATCAAGCCATTCAAGCTGGAAGAAGTCCGTGACGCCCTGACCGCCATCGGCGTTCACGGTCTCACGGTGACGGAAGTCAAGGGATATGGCCGCCAGAAGGGCCATACGGAAATCTATCGCGGCGCCGAATATGCCGTGAGCTTCCTGCCCAAGATCAAGATCGAGGTCGCTGTCGCCTCCGACCAGGTCGACAAGACCATCGACGCCATCACGTCCGCCGCGAAAACCGGACAGATCGGCGACGGCAAGATCTTCGTCATCAACCTCGACCACGCGGTGCGCATCCGCACCGGCGAGGCCGATGCCGCGGCCCTTTGA
- a CDS encoding aminotransferase class I/II-fold pyridoxal phosphate-dependent enzyme has product MVMTASSRAPLEGGSLDTERSPFVRLNELLAPHQPGKPLISLAVGEPQHPVPDFVGPVLAKHIADFGRYPMNQGTEPFRQAASSWLSSRFKLPRPLDPKGEILVLNGSREGLFLAAIAAVRYVGPRPGKPAILMPNPFYPVYGAGAGAAACEPVYLPTTVENGFLPDLDAIDEATLARTVAFYLASPANPQGSVASRDYFTRLKSLADRYGFMILSDECYSEIYTREAPGSALECAGPDFTRVAAFQSLSKRSNLPGLRVGFAAGDKKFIGMFLELRNIAAPQVPVPLQHVATFAYGDEAHVEENRRLYRIKFDLADQIIGNRYGYRRPDAGFCVWLNTSEIGDDVSVCLKLFKEAGVRVVPGSFLARQQPDGFNPGAGYIRLALVQDGETTAQALHRLVETLG; this is encoded by the coding sequence ATGGTCATGACCGCTTCATCCCGTGCGCCGCTGGAAGGTGGAAGCCTAGACACCGAACGCTCGCCCTTCGTCCGGCTCAACGAGCTGCTGGCGCCGCATCAACCCGGCAAGCCCTTGATTTCGCTCGCGGTCGGCGAGCCCCAGCATCCGGTGCCTGACTTCGTCGGCCCGGTGCTGGCCAAGCATATCGCCGATTTCGGCCGCTACCCGATGAACCAGGGCACCGAGCCGTTCCGCCAAGCCGCGAGCAGCTGGCTATCGTCGCGCTTCAAGCTGCCGCGGCCGCTCGACCCCAAGGGCGAGATTCTCGTCCTCAATGGCAGCCGCGAAGGGCTGTTCCTCGCCGCGATCGCGGCCGTCCGCTATGTCGGCCCGCGCCCCGGCAAACCGGCGATCCTGATGCCGAATCCGTTCTATCCGGTCTATGGCGCCGGCGCGGGTGCCGCAGCTTGCGAGCCGGTCTATCTGCCGACCACCGTCGAGAACGGCTTCCTGCCTGACCTCGACGCCATCGACGAGGCGACGCTGGCACGCACGGTGGCGTTCTATCTGGCCTCGCCCGCCAATCCGCAGGGCTCGGTCGCCTCGCGTGACTACTTCACGCGGCTGAAGAGCCTCGCCGATCGCTATGGCTTCATGATCCTCAGCGACGAGTGCTATTCGGAGATCTACACCCGCGAAGCACCGGGCAGTGCGCTCGAATGCGCCGGCCCCGATTTCACCCGCGTGGCTGCGTTCCAGTCGTTGTCGAAGCGCTCAAATCTTCCGGGCCTGCGCGTCGGCTTCGCCGCCGGCGACAAGAAGTTCATCGGCATGTTCCTGGAGCTGCGCAACATCGCCGCGCCGCAGGTGCCGGTGCCGCTCCAGCACGTCGCGACCTTTGCCTATGGCGACGAGGCGCATGTCGAGGAGAACCGCAGGCTCTACCGGATCAAGTTCGATCTCGCCGACCAGATCATCGGTAACCGCTACGGCTACCGACGGCCCGACGCCGGCTTTTGCGTCTGGCTCAACACGTCCGAGATCGGTGACGACGTGTCGGTGTGTCTGAAATTGTTCAAGGAAGCAGGCGTGCGCGTGGTGCCCGGCAGCTTTTTGGCGCGGCAGCAGCCCGACGGCTTCAATCCCGGCGCAGGCTACATTCGCCTGGCGCTGGTGCAGGATGGCGAGACCACGGCGCAGGCGTTGCACCGGCTGGTCGAGACTCTGGGTTAG
- a CDS encoding cyclic nucleotide-binding domain-containing protein produces MSIDDDVALLERVPTLRLLGDASLRMLAIGSEQRNFVRGDTLFNLGDDADAGFVVQRGAFRVDDGAGAEMIAGPGALIGELALVVPMKRPSSAIALEHSSVIRVARSLFQRVLESDPAAAVRLRDEFAVRSSQIASDILMAGAKLTS; encoded by the coding sequence ATGTCAATTGACGACGACGTAGCGCTTCTCGAGCGTGTCCCGACATTGCGCCTGTTGGGAGACGCCTCGTTGCGCATGCTGGCGATCGGCTCCGAGCAGCGTAACTTCGTCCGCGGCGATACCCTGTTCAATCTCGGCGACGACGCCGATGCCGGCTTCGTGGTCCAGCGCGGCGCCTTCCGGGTCGATGACGGCGCCGGCGCCGAGATGATCGCCGGTCCCGGCGCGCTGATCGGCGAGCTCGCGCTGGTGGTGCCGATGAAGCGGCCGTCGAGCGCGATCGCGCTGGAGCACTCCTCCGTCATCCGCGTCGCACGCAGCCTGTTTCAGCGCGTGCTCGAAAGCGATCCGGCCGCGGCGGTTCGCCTGCGCGATGAGTTCGCGGTCCGCTCGAGCCAGATTGCCAGCGATATCCTGATGGCGGGTGCGAAGCTGACGTCGTAG
- a CDS encoding outer membrane lipoprotein carrier protein LolA, with protein sequence MAGVLLVTAAMVTASSFAQNVPVPKPAPKGRDGGASAGGPAVTGATQTPPNPVIPDPRRNVPSSIFQTFDANQKAQAAKVSAYLSSLSTLVGNFVQVGPDGSKTQGDFYIQKPGKVRFEYDAPSPIDIVADGSSLVVRDRKLATQDVYPLSQTPLRFLLSDRIDLMKDTNVVGVSADDVFVSVTIEEKQALVGTSRLLLMFGAKDGQLKQWTVTDPQGYDTTIAVYNLDSSKKLDPGMFKIDFTNYGPAPG encoded by the coding sequence GTGGCCGGCGTGCTTCTCGTCACCGCTGCGATGGTGACGGCGTCCTCGTTCGCGCAGAACGTCCCGGTGCCGAAACCCGCACCGAAGGGCCGCGACGGCGGAGCGTCCGCCGGCGGGCCCGCAGTCACCGGAGCGACTCAGACGCCGCCGAATCCGGTGATCCCGGATCCGCGCCGCAACGTGCCGAGCAGCATCTTCCAGACCTTCGATGCCAACCAGAAGGCGCAGGCGGCCAAGGTCAGTGCCTATTTGTCGTCGCTGTCGACGCTGGTCGGGAATTTCGTCCAGGTCGGTCCCGACGGCAGCAAGACGCAAGGCGATTTCTACATCCAGAAACCTGGCAAGGTGCGCTTCGAATATGACGCGCCGAGCCCGATCGACATCGTCGCAGACGGATCCTCGCTGGTGGTGCGCGACCGCAAGCTCGCGACCCAGGACGTCTATCCGCTGTCGCAGACGCCGCTGCGTTTCCTGCTGTCGGATCGCATCGACCTGATGAAGGACACCAATGTCGTTGGCGTCTCAGCCGACGACGTCTTCGTCAGCGTCACCATCGAGGAGAAGCAGGCGCTGGTCGGCACCAGCCGCCTCCTGCTGATGTTCGGCGCCAAGGACGGCCAGTTGAAGCAGTGGACCGTCACCGATCCGCAGGGCTACGACACCACGATCGCGGTCTACAATCTGGACTCGAGCAAGAAGCTCGATCCCGGCATGTTCAAGATCGATTTCACCAATTACGGCCCGGCGCCGGGATAG
- a CDS encoding response regulator transcription factor encodes MANARKILIVDDDTDLRDTLVEQLSLHEEFEASAVDTGAKGASAAKANAPDLVLMDVGLPDTDGREVVRSLRKGGFKAPIIMLTGHDTDSDTILGLESGANDYVAKPFRFAVLLARIRAQLRQHEASEDAVFSVGPYSFRPGSKMLTAANARKVRLTEKETAILRFLYRAGQMPVSRETLLQEVWGYNSGVTTHTLETHIYRLRQKIEKDAANPEILVTEAGGYKLVP; translated from the coding sequence ATGGCCAATGCCCGCAAGATCCTGATCGTGGATGACGATACCGATCTGCGCGACACGTTGGTGGAGCAATTATCGCTACACGAAGAATTCGAAGCCTCCGCCGTCGATACCGGCGCCAAGGGCGCGAGCGCCGCCAAGGCCAATGCCCCCGATCTCGTGCTGATGGATGTCGGCCTGCCCGACACCGACGGCCGCGAGGTGGTCCGCTCCTTGCGCAAGGGCGGCTTCAAGGCCCCGATCATCATGCTGACCGGGCACGACACCGATTCCGATACGATTTTGGGGCTCGAATCCGGCGCCAACGACTATGTGGCAAAGCCCTTTCGTTTCGCCGTCCTGCTGGCCCGCATCCGCGCCCAGCTGCGCCAGCACGAGGCCAGCGAGGACGCGGTGTTCTCGGTCGGCCCCTACTCCTTCCGGCCCGGCTCCAAGATGCTCACCGCCGCCAATGCGCGCAAGGTGCGGCTGACGGAGAAGGAGACCGCCATCCTCCGCTTCCTCTACCGCGCCGGCCAGATGCCGGTTTCGCGCGAGACCCTGCTCCAGGAGGTCTGGGGTTATAATTCCGGCGTCACCACCCACACGCTGGAAACCCACATCTACCGCCTCCGCCAGAAGATCGAGAAGGATGCCGCCAACCCGGAAATCCTGGTCACGGAAGCCGGTGGCTACAAGCTGGTGCCGTGA
- a CDS encoding ammonium transporter — protein MTFKRPYGAGLAALAVGLFAATAAYAEPTVNKGDNAWMLTSTVLVLLMTIPGLALFYGGLVRSKNMLSVLMQVFYTVCVVTVIWAVYGYSLTFTGGSDFIGGFSKAFMMGVTTDTKAATFSVDANISELIYVCFQMTFAAITPALIVGAFAERMKFSAIALFIPLWVTLIYFPIAHMVWYWQGPDLIQDAAKALAAATDAAAKTAAQAKLDELNADAGWIFKKGAIDFAGGTVVHINAGIAGLIGALLIGKRVGYGKELMAPHSLTMSMIGASLLWVGWFGFNAGSNLEANGGAALAMTNSFVATAAAALSWMFAEWIIKGHPSVLGVISGAVAGLVAVTPAAGYSGVMGAIVLGLIVGVVCLFFCTVVKNALGYDDSLDVFGVHCVGGIVGAIGTGILVNPALGGAGVMDYTAIPPKVGDYDFAAQMIAQLWGVGTTLVWSGIGSAILYKVVDVIVGLRTNVESEREGLDITEHTERAYNM, from the coding sequence ATGACGTTCAAGCGTCCCTATGGCGCGGGATTGGCGGCTCTCGCAGTCGGCCTGTTCGCTGCGACCGCAGCCTACGCCGAGCCAACGGTCAACAAGGGAGACAACGCCTGGATGCTGACATCGACAGTGCTGGTGCTGTTGATGACGATCCCCGGCCTCGCGCTGTTCTACGGCGGTCTCGTCCGCTCCAAGAACATGCTCTCCGTCCTGATGCAGGTGTTCTACACCGTCTGCGTCGTCACCGTGATCTGGGCCGTGTACGGCTACAGCCTCACCTTCACCGGCGGTTCCGACTTCATCGGCGGCTTCTCCAAGGCCTTCATGATGGGCGTCACCACCGATACGAAGGCCGCGACCTTCTCGGTCGACGCCAACATCTCGGAGCTCATCTATGTGTGCTTCCAGATGACCTTCGCGGCGATCACGCCCGCCCTCATCGTCGGCGCCTTCGCCGAGCGCATGAAGTTCTCGGCGATCGCCCTGTTCATCCCGCTCTGGGTCACGCTGATCTATTTCCCGATCGCGCACATGGTCTGGTACTGGCAGGGTCCGGACCTGATCCAGGATGCGGCCAAGGCGCTCGCTGCTGCCACTGATGCGGCCGCGAAGACCGCGGCGCAGGCCAAGCTCGACGAGCTCAACGCCGACGCCGGCTGGATCTTCAAGAAGGGCGCGATAGACTTCGCGGGCGGCACCGTGGTGCACATCAACGCCGGCATCGCAGGCCTCATCGGCGCTCTCCTGATCGGCAAGCGCGTCGGCTACGGCAAGGAGCTGATGGCCCCGCACTCGCTGACCATGTCGATGATCGGCGCCTCGCTGCTCTGGGTCGGCTGGTTCGGCTTCAACGCCGGCTCCAACCTGGAAGCCAACGGCGGCGCTGCGCTCGCCATGACCAACTCCTTCGTCGCCACCGCAGCCGCCGCGCTGTCGTGGATGTTCGCGGAGTGGATCATCAAGGGTCACCCGTCGGTGCTCGGCGTCATCTCCGGCGCGGTCGCGGGCCTCGTGGCGGTCACCCCTGCGGCCGGCTACTCCGGCGTCATGGGCGCGATCGTCCTCGGCCTCATCGTCGGCGTAGTCTGCCTGTTCTTCTGCACCGTCGTGAAGAACGCGCTCGGCTACGATGACAGCCTCGACGTGTTCGGCGTGCACTGCGTCGGCGGCATCGTCGGCGCCATCGGCACCGGCATTCTCGTCAACCCCGCCCTCGGTGGCGCTGGCGTCATGGACTACACCGCGATCCCGCCGAAGGTCGGCGACTACGACTTCGCGGCGCAGATGATCGCCCAGCTCTGGGGCGTTGGCACCACGCTGGTGTGGTCGGGCATCGGCTCGGCGATCCTCTACAAGGTCGTCGACGTGATCGTTGGCCTGCGGACCAACGTCGAGAGCGAGCGTGAAGGCCTCGACATCACCGAGCACACCGAGCGCGCCTACAACATGTAA
- a CDS encoding L,D-transpeptidase family protein, translating to MKNKAASVGYTKNRSAGPLSAIRVKPAAGNPRRGWLTAGSLTIPVALGRGGILANKREGDGGTPRGSFRPKRLWWRGDRHSRPQSFLPARIITGEDAWCEDPRDRHYNQGIRLDEGQGGDRLKRADHLYDFIIEIDHNTRPRVAGRGSAVFLHLARDNFGPTAGCVSMTKSAMLQLLRRLGPRTRIIIG from the coding sequence ATGAAAAATAAAGCAGCTTCAGTTGGTTACACCAAGAATCGAAGCGCCGGACCGCTCTCTGCGATCCGCGTTAAGCCTGCGGCCGGGAATCCGCGCCGAGGCTGGCTGACGGCGGGATCGCTGACCATACCGGTTGCGCTGGGGCGGGGCGGCATCCTGGCCAACAAGCGCGAGGGCGACGGCGGCACCCCCAGGGGCAGCTTCCGTCCCAAGCGCTTGTGGTGGCGGGGCGACCGACACAGCCGTCCGCAGAGCTTCCTGCCGGCCCGGATCATCACCGGAGAGGACGCCTGGTGCGAGGACCCCAGGGATCGCCATTACAACCAGGGAATCCGGCTCGACGAGGGGCAGGGCGGTGACCGGCTCAAGCGTGCCGACCATCTCTATGACTTCATCATCGAAATCGACCACAACACGCGACCGCGGGTCGCCGGCCGCGGCAGCGCGGTATTTTTGCACCTGGCCCGCGACAATTTCGGCCCGACCGCGGGCTGCGTCTCCATGACGAAATCTGCGATGCTGCAATTGCTGCGGCGATTGGGACCAAGAACAAGAATCATCATCGGGTGA